AAGTAGCAAATTAGGTCAACATCATTTCCgtatttgaaaatgtatcaaaATGTAACCCATGCAAATTTACCTCAATAGACAATCAGCTCAACCTTGGATATTTTGTATCGCCTCCTTTCAACACTGGACATTCGGGTCTTTAATCGACCTTTGCACTCCGCGGTGAAGCGCACGGTAATTAAAGCAAAAAAGATACTCACTAAAACAGGAATTTGTCTACTTACTTCTTGTTGACATATAACTACCTTCTGCGTGGTTTCTTCGTTGCTTTTCCCGTCTTCAAGTGCCTGAAAAGAGCAGCCGAGCATACCCTAGATTTGATCTGGAGCCTCTGGACACCCAATCAAAACTCGAGTAAGGAATTATGGGATTTAGGTATGTATGTTTGTCATTCAAAAGGTCCCGCAGGCTACATTTTTAAATATTCTTTAgatgatttatatttttgcatgtaaaaataaaaacagattttGTTCCATACAGAAAATAAATGACCAACTAGATACATACATAATCACATGATACATAAGTAACAATTCACATTTTCTTTAAGCATATGCCTAATGAGGGCTGACAAGACATTCAATTAATATGTATTGATTAATGAATACCATTCATATTTTGACATGACCATATATAGAGCTTTGATAGATATGATAGATATTCATCTATACATTTGATAAAGGACTTATCTATATGATGTATGCATCTGCCAACATTTTGGAAGTGAAAATCTGTGGATATACACTAAGTATACAAAAAactatgaacacctgctctttccatgacatagactgaccaggtgaatccaggtgaaagctatgatcgcttattgatgtcacttgtcaaatccacttcaatcagtgtagatgaaggggagaagggaTGTTAAAGAAGGATCtcttcaactcaatattaggaaggtttacTTAATGTTctctacactcagtgtagatatgGTGGTGCCTCTGAACACTGAAACTAGAGAAATTGAAGATATTAATGAATGTGGCAGAATGGAGCGGGGCTATCAATCCCCTTTTGTAGAAATCTAACTTGTGAATCATATTTCAAATACTGCCTTATTGTTATGAAGAGCATTCTTCATATAGACCTCTAGGAGGGATTAAGTTAAGCAAAATATCTAGCCAAGCTGTGAAGTTTTGGTACTGCGTGAAGTTGGGGGAGCTAAGAGACAACATCTTAAGGGAAATTGCTGTTAATATTTTGTGTTCACGTGAGCAATGTGTACAAAAATATAGACAGGCCACAAAAACCCTACATTTGCTTAATAAATCTCCCCCCAAGCTGAGTGAATCTGTCAAATGAATCCAATCCTCACCACTTAACACCAGAGTTATTATCAGGTGGGACAGTAGCATTAGCTCCACTTCCCAAGCTGACAAACACATCAAACAGCCAGAACAAGACAGAGCGGAGTCCAATTATTTCTGCAGGATTCATGGGTTTATTAGGTTTTGTACAACTAATTGGTCTCAAatgctgttctgttctctatAGAAAGAACACAAAACGAGGACATTTTCAACTGAAAGCAACATGTTTCGACATCAGCATACTGAGACAAGTGTGAGCACGGTGGAAAGTAGGTCTAGCCACCGACATATTTTCATCTTGCCTTGCCAAGAGATTCTGGGCAATACTAAATAACCAACCATTAAAAATGGTTTGGATGACACAACAATACCCCAGGTAAGTCTAAAATCAACTAACACTACAAAAAAGTTAACTATCGATTTAAAAACAGTGGCaagtcaaagagagagagcaaacaggtcATGCCATGATTGGTTTTCCACACATGCCCCAGCCCGCGCACACCACAATGAACACGGGTTAATTTATAAATAACCAAACCCATAAAACATACAGTACTGGTTGTCATAAATGTAGTTATCATCACCTGATAGGCTAAGTGTTTTTTTTGTCACAGTAAACCCAAACAAACAAAAAGCAGCACAGTACAAGCAGAACAACAGAATAAGAATGGATCATCTGATCAATATTGAGAGTCCAGACTCATCAGGAGGAGTTGGAGAAGGGGCAGCCCCTAGTCCATGAATCCGCCATATTTCTTCTGTATCTCAGCCAGGGGGGAGTCAACCCCCTGCCCCTCCCAGGAGCGTTTCAGGAGCCCCCCCTTGTTTTTCTGATCCTCCAGCCACTCAGGCCTCCCTACCCTCCTCATGAAGCCCCCATAACGCTTCTTCAATGGCCTGCCCGCCACCTCCAGAGCCCCGAAGTCCCCCCCTCTCCTCATGAACCCCCCGTAGCGCTTGGCCAACTCTCCGTCTCTCTGCGCCTCGGCCTCTGAATTCAGGATCTTCAGGATCTCCAGACGGATGTCCTCTTCCTCAACCACTGGGCTGTTCTGTCCTCCCTGCACTCCTCCATCCTGTACGGGTGGGCTCCTCCTGATCATGAACCCCCCGTAGCGCTTCATGAAGCCGCCATACTTCTTGGCCAGCTGGTGCTGCTCGCCCTCCACCCCTTCCTGTTTGATTTCGTCAACAGCGACAGGCTCCTCCTCCAATAGGACGTCTCGGCAGAGGCGGAGCTTTGTGGTGTCCAGGCTGCCCTCACATTCTATTGAGCATGTCTGCAAAGATATGAAGGGGAGGGGAACCTCAAAACACAGAAGTGTAGCAGAGGCTCACAAACCCATTTCCTTTCTGTAAATCTAGTTTTAATTTGAGACTTGTCTCTATCAAGGGGCACATGGTACACAGCCGTGAAGAAATAATATATTGTCTGGAgtgatatagtgatatatgtTTTGCCATAAAAAGGCAAATTGTACATATAGAGTAGTGTTTAATTAGACAATATTTAACAGGAGCAGAAACAAGTCCAATTCTGGTGCATGAAATAACTAGGTGCGGCCACTATTCTCCAATGCCAGAGAGACACAGTTGGATGTACAAACAAATGGATTCTATTTGCCTATACCAATATGTTATGATACTTCTCTATTAGTTTTAAGAGTAATTAAATAAGTAAGATGGGAAACAGATGGAGGGACACTTTCATCTGGTTCATTAAACAGCTTCTGGCAAACACAGTTAATGAGACGTTCCTCAAAGCCTGTTACTAGCCTACATCTAATGCCTCATAGCACTCGTCTTTTTATTTCTGAGCACATCAAAGCAGCAGAGAAGAGGGCTTTTGTATAGCCTACAGATAATTCTGAATACATTATCTCGTGGAAAATAAATGTCTcagattcatttttattttactttattttattggAGGTATTTGAATAATATGAAAAAAATGATCTCTAAgaacaattataaactgggttgttggagccctgaattctgattggctgacagccatggtaaaTTTAAGCAATGAGGCAGGAGGAGGTGTGGTATGTGGCCAACATGAAGGAAAagggaaaaaggaaaccgcacactgctcttgatagtatcactgatctttaataagctttacttatcggcctcacggccttcgtcagagcttttgtgattaaaaaaaaaaattgcacccttatgtagacctggCCTCACCCACATCCGTCCCACACATAGAAGGGGATTGGAGgcaaaggaaaaacaaataagtgctaccaaatataacaatatgtaTTTCATAAATATTACAAAAGTGTATGAATAAGACGTATgaaacacgtctgtaaaaccacaatgaggacatagcAAGTTTTCATTAGTCATTGGGTACATAACGTATAACTATTTTAGGTTTGATGATGAATACTACCTCCAAACGAATGGAACATTGATGGACTCCACATTCGCCTTTATGTGGGTCTTTTTGAAGAACGTTTTGTTAATAATGAAAACgaaaatccatttttgaataaagtTCTGAAGTGGTATCGATATATTGACAACATTTTTTGCATATGGGAAGGAACTGAAAAAGAGCTGTCAGATTTTATGGCACTACTCAATGACATTGACCCCAATCTCAAATTCACTATTGAACGTGACACTCAACGTGTTCATTACCTTGATATGTGGATTGAGAaatcaaatggaaccctgtttacAACTCTGTATAGAAAAGAAACGGACAGAAATACTCTATTGCAGGTGGACAGCTTCCATCCTGAGCCATTAAAAAGGGGACTTCTAAGAAGCTAATTTTTCAGACTGCGCTTTATATGCCACTCCACAGAAGATTACCTAGAAAAAGCAGCGGAGATGCGCATTCGGTTTCTAAGAAGAGGCTATTCGCCACAATATGTGGAAGAAGCTCTTAATTTGGCATTGGGAAAAACAGGAGATGAACTGTTACAAAAAAGACCcgctaaagctaaagaacactctgtaatgtccacaactacatatactttgAACTCGCGAAAAGTGGGAGGTGTGGTCAAAAAACACTGGCATATTTTATTATCGGACCCAGTTTTGCtggctgatttaaaaaatgcaCCACTTATTGTGTATAGGAGAGGTCGCAATTTACGCGATAAATTGGTTCATTCCAAAACTGCTAGCCACAAAAGAAAATCAGACAGGCTCTTTTACGCCCTCTACCAAATGGTAGCTATTAATGCAGAGGATGCAACAATATGatgaagtgtgaatatttctgccaccgacacacaggaaaacggttccaaataaattacattattacgtgttccaccacccatgttatttacattattaaatgtccatgtgggctctGCTATGTCGGTAAAACTTCTCGTTCTCAAACAGAATTAGTGAACATAAAAGTTCAAtcaggagaaacgacagggattatccagtcCCAGTACATTTCAATGACCTGAAGcatgacatttctacctttagattttgtggcatagagaaagttaagatatcagacaggtGATATTAATAATACCCTGAgaaaaagagaatgttttgggattttcaccctccagacattatttcctaaaggacTTAATGATGAAATGTCTATGTATGTTATTTttgtgaatttgaacatgaattatgTGCCTATTTAAGATTACTCTGTTTTTCGTATGATGTACCCAATGACTAATGAAAACTTGCTATGTCcacattgtggttttacagacgtgtttcATACGTCTTATTTATACactattgttatatttggtagcatttatttgtttttcctttgcCTCCAACCCCCTTCGATGTGtgtggaacggatgtgggtggggctaggtctacataagggtgcacattttaaaaaatgtactaaaactctgacgaaggccgtgaggccgatacatAAAGCTTATTAAataaagatcagtgatactatcaagagcagtgtgcggtttcctttttccttcatcttgttcaattgttgccatgcacctgcaaataagattgctcagatgtgcgagtgccttttgaattttgtatatggccaacatatcacggctaagggctgttcttgtgcaggacgcaacacggagtgcctggacagtCATTAGCTGTGGAAttttggccatatatcacaaaacccagaggtgctttattgctattataaactggttgccaacgtaattacagcagtaaaataaatgttttgtcatacccgtggtatatggtctgatataccatggctgtcagccaatctgcattcagggctcgacccaCCAAGTTTATAACAGACCTTATACCATGGgtaagacaaaacatttattttaactgctctaattatgttggtaaccagtttataatagcaataaggcaccacaGGGGTTTTTGCTTAAATAAACTCTCTCTGAAATGTGTCAATCAAACCCTGAAAAAATGCTTGAATTAATGAAGAGTAACATTTAATTGAGGCTTTATTGAAGCTCATAACTACTAACATGCTGCCCCCCTGGTGAGACTAAACACACTAAGGTCACAAATAAAGACAGGTTTTCTGGAGACTgaactctttttatttatttaggtaagtcagttatgaacaaattcttattttacaatgacggcctaccccggccaaaccttcccttaacccggaccacgctgggccaattatgtgccgccctacgggactccccatcacggctggttgtgatacagcctgggatcgaaccaggatctgtagtgacgcgtctagcactgagatgcagtgccttagaccgctgcaccactctgaGCCCTCTTACCTTTCATCGTGGTACATTTTTGTAATTTGTTGTTCGATGTTGACCATTTGGGATAAACTAGTACTACTAATTGTCTAATCTGATTCAGACACTCCGAAACCTGCCTTTAAACTTTAAACAAAGTGAAAATGTCCCTGGAAATTGATCAGTCTTGGTTTTAATACAAGCTATATTGTTGTAAATGTCTCAATTAAACCAAATAGGGTACTAGGGGGTAACTAGCCCCCCCTAAGACAATCTCTACTTGCTGACCCAAAAAAGCAACGTTTGGAAAAAATTGATATGTGGATGAAGGTCATGCTTAGGCGAATGAACTATAAAGGGAAATAAATGGCTACAGTTTACACTTTTTTAGTTGTTTCATGAAATGTTGTTTTTAGAAAAGGCATAGGGTTTTACACAAGTGAGTTAAAATCCATTTTATCACTTTGATTTAGAAATTCTTTAGTAAGTAATACTTAAAAGCTAAGTCTAGTAATTTTATTTTAATGATTTAAATCAAATATGGGGGGAAATGGGGTTGCACAATCCCCAAATTtggaacaaattcaagaaagcatacagtattatatagagctatTATTGcatgcagggttggggagtaacggattacatgtaacggattataaaaaacggtaactgtaatccgttacgttaccaacaaaaatattgtaatcagattatagatactgaaaaactagatgattactttgaggattacttttaaattcagaaaggaggtttgcaaaaaaaaacgtttgacacctctgttttctcaatgacattcaaatcagaattgaaaaaaggcgcaagtttaagtttgttccacctgagcgagcctgaccacaagtcagagaccactatgatgacatacCAAGTGGCTTTGATGGATTGtaggaaaagagcaggaataggcttttgtaggctacagtccaagttATGTCTTACTGGTACGACTGCTGTCTGCATTCAAAGATTATCCTATTTGAATACATCCTTGGAGGTAAgaatgacagcagtggtgtagtctgaGGCGATACGGATATCGCTTATTATTGTTATCTACATaccgcattgatgtgaatcacactgctgctctctcatttagctatttgcgccttacggattgtggttgttgtggatggctgttcacaaatctaaatgtgtatttgaacccaataatggttgaattcaagaagtatAAACTGCCTATCAATCACTcattttgaaaccagtggacagccaatGAAAgatgtgctcttgcaacagctgcacagtgtggatcccagacTATGAGCTTTTATTGCTCAATTTCATTCATGCTGATAAAAGAATGTGATCCATAGGCCTAATGAACACATGTTCAAACTCGTACACTTTttatagacttaaaggggcaatctgtaggtGCTACATCCACTTTTggacttttttatatatatatccattgattcttgaagaatataacttagttcaactgtcacactacatgagaacccaaaatataagcttgtttttcttcaatgtttgtaaacattgtaaatgtaaacaaatactgtatatcctcataacatggttaataaataatgttgatatcatggatggtcagtccttgcatccatagctctgtctattaatctgagagtggttacatttctccaggcccatccctcagccttttaccaaaacagaggtgaGGTagggttttgttattgtttcatctgtggttttaccctttaaacagctgcatattatcaagatatcaaagtgtcaccaacaaaaagttcaacaataggcctatagcaaattcAGAATAttgcattcatttttcacatgtaaatagcacttttcagtggTGCTCAAAGCAGGCCATTCTgtgagcgcagcatttatttttcaaatcgaatcaatgagcccaatcagtcctccatgacaacaaaatcataaacaacagagtagggctggctaattagtccttagttttggggtcatgctcaggtaaaacaatttggctaatctttACTTCCATATTTTCTAAGTCCTATtgttgaagatcaaggggtataacatttattggaatgactggaattctgatagactttggtttttaatattAAGATATAATTGAATCAAAATaatatatgtagtagaaagcgatggtttagaagaagcctacataaccaacccataaagtaaaatgtaacatccatagatggcaggccaggtgaactttaacattgatttatcctgcaatagatgtggttcaattggtaacatacatttttgtcttcttctaatgcctcttaaggggaaagtaatctaaaagtaactggatgtaatcagattatgttactgagtttgggtaatcaaaaagttacattactgattacaattttggacaggtaactagtagcTGTAATGGGTTAcgtttagaaagtaacctacccaaccctgattgcatggaactccattccgtctcatattgctcaaataaacagcaatcctggttaaaaaaaaacaacagataaagcaacccctcacccctatttgacctagatagtttgtgtgtgtatgcattgatatatAAGCTATGTGTGCCTTTGTTTTTTTTCTTGAGCTGTTCCTGCCTATTaatattctgtattatgtcatgtttcatgtgttgtgtggaccccaggaagagtagttgctgctttTGCGACAGCTCATGGCGATCCTAAtaaaatgaattttaaaaaaaatacgtcaccattaatatccgCACTACGAGGAGATTTGATGTAAAGTCCCTCTTTTTAACTCACCTGCACATTCATTTTTTATGTTCTTTCTTTGTTGTTCCTTTTCCATACAATCCATCATGTACAATTGCACTTAAATATGATTTTAATAATGCAAGATTTTAAATCCCAGCCGTCTTTAAAATTACATTCAGGAGCAAAAGGTTTTTAATAGTTGTTTTTAATTCATAAAAAAAAATTGGAATATAATATTGGAAtggaatataaataataacattaAATAACATTGGAATATAACATTTAATAACAATAACTTAAGTAATTAACTCAGTGTAACATTTATGTGGCACTTCTCTTATGCTCTGCTATTGCACGATTCTAATTTGTACCTGTAGGTCAAAAATAAAGCTATCCCCAGTAAAATTGGAGCACAACTCATGAGCCCACTTCCTGCACTGCTCACACCTAATCCAGTCCCCACCTGTGACTGAAAACAATGGGAGAGATATCATTTGAAAAGCTATCTATTTATATGACATAAAATGCTGTGTAAAAGAGCTAAAATTCTATAAAGTAGCATTAACTGTAAAGCTATCAGTAACTAGTGGAAACATTTACCACTGAAATTAAGATACGTTatcttttttatgtattttacCTCAGACGATCTGGTAGTAAGGTTGCTAACTAGTACTCCTAGCATCTTATGCtaactagttagctggctagcatttACTGCTAGAGAAGTTGCTAGCAAGGAAGTTAGCATAAACTAGCGCTAACTGGGCTAGTCATTGTCTAAATCTCAGGTAgaaacacattcataaccataaGGGGGGGGTGAGTTGCCCCAAACACGCTCATCCAACATATTACTACTTTACTAAAAGAATATCTACATTTTTCTCTCTAAACAAGTTGATTATTTAAGGCTTTCCtacttgtatatatatatatagatctatTTTCATTGGAATATATCTACCACTACAAAAAAATGATCAACTTACCTCAAATATCCTTTTGTTGAAATAACATTTTTTGTTCAACAAGACAGTGCCAGCCGGGGAAAGTGTTGGAGAAATAATTTGATGGCATCTTGTGGTCTTTATGTGAATTACATGGGGGGGGGCAGTTACCCCCTACTACCCTACTCATGTAATTTTAAAAACTGAATGATGGGTGCATAGAAATGTCTCGAGGTTACATGTTGTCACCAGTTAGACCAACAACACAAGTTGTTGCCTACATTAAACATTCAA
This DNA window, taken from Oncorhynchus tshawytscha isolate Ot180627B linkage group LG10, Otsh_v2.0, whole genome shotgun sequence, encodes the following:
- the penka gene encoding proenkephalin-A: MAVPGNSLWRLLLCAYFALTVGADCEKDCALCLNRILGQQTVINTLTCSIECEGSLDTTKLRLCRDVLLEEEPVAVDEIKQEGVEGEQHQLAKKYGGFMKRYGGFMIRRSPPVQDGGVQGGQNSPVVEEEDIRLEILKILNSEAEAQRDGELAKRYGGFMRRGGDFGALEVAGRPLKKRYGGFMRRVGRPEWLEDQKNKGGLLKRSWEGQGVDSPLAEIQKKYGGFMD